Proteins found in one Prosthecobacter debontii genomic segment:
- a CDS encoding MlaA family lipoprotein: MKPGTALRLLLLALAPCLSLTQCATPKSAATSSQAGIQPVSDQAAPAGDHAVDELDDYGEAAKISDPLEGMNRVTFAFNDGVYNFLLRPISKGYQIITPDPMEKGLNNFFDNVKFPVRLVNCGLQGKFKRAGQEVQKFGVNTVAGFGGFIRQSDKIPSLANVPQEDTGQTLAVWGIGHGPYLVLPIVGPSSLREAAGYAGDYMLNPVNWGFALRHDADDFAWIPGAVNTVRSLPDQLYYYDEARKNSVDPYISVRSIYVQNRDSAAKE, translated from the coding sequence ATGAAACCCGGAACCGCTCTACGCCTGCTGTTGCTGGCCCTTGCGCCATGCCTGAGCTTGACTCAGTGTGCCACCCCGAAGTCTGCCGCCACCTCCTCCCAGGCAGGCATCCAACCCGTCTCCGACCAGGCCGCCCCCGCGGGTGACCATGCGGTGGATGAACTGGACGACTACGGTGAAGCCGCCAAGATTTCTGATCCCCTCGAGGGCATGAATCGCGTCACCTTCGCCTTCAATGACGGCGTGTATAACTTCCTCCTGCGCCCAATTTCCAAAGGCTACCAGATCATCACCCCAGACCCCATGGAAAAGGGCCTGAACAACTTCTTCGACAACGTGAAGTTCCCTGTCCGCCTCGTGAACTGCGGGCTTCAGGGGAAGTTCAAACGTGCCGGCCAAGAGGTGCAGAAATTCGGCGTCAATACCGTTGCCGGGTTCGGTGGCTTCATCCGTCAATCGGATAAAATCCCCTCCCTGGCCAACGTGCCGCAGGAAGACACCGGCCAAACTCTGGCGGTGTGGGGCATCGGTCATGGTCCCTATCTCGTGCTGCCCATCGTCGGCCCCAGCAGCCTGCGTGAGGCGGCGGGATACGCCGGTGACTACATGCTGAATCCTGTGAACTGGGGTTTTGCGCTGCGGCATGATGCCGATGACTTCGCTTGGATTCCAGGGGCGGTGAATACCGTGCGCTCGCTGCCAGATCAGCTCTACTACTACGACGAGGCTCGCAAGAACTCGGTGGACCCTTACATCTCCGTGCGCAGCATCTACGTGCAGAACCGCGACTCCGCCGCGAAGGAGTAA
- a CDS encoding MmcQ/YjbR family DNA-binding protein yields the protein MTLADFCAYCLSLPHVEETMPFGPEALVYKVGGKMFALTVPEDYPAKANLKCDPDRAIELRDRYEDVQPGYHMNKRHWNTVTLEGRLTNALLRELIDHSYQLVIASLPKKVRETLPPLTS from the coding sequence ATGACGCTCGCTGACTTCTGCGCCTACTGCCTCTCCCTGCCGCACGTGGAAGAGACCATGCCCTTTGGCCCCGAGGCTCTGGTTTACAAAGTGGGGGGCAAGATGTTCGCCCTCACCGTGCCGGAGGATTACCCCGCCAAGGCCAACCTCAAATGCGACCCCGACCGCGCCATCGAGCTGCGGGATCGCTATGAGGACGTTCAACCCGGCTACCACATGAACAAGCGGCATTGGAACACGGTCACCCTGGAGGGCCGCCTGACGAATGCCCTGCTGCGTGAGCTCATCGATCATTCGTATCAGCTCGTCATCGCCTCGCTGCCCAAAAAAGTGCGCGAGACCTTGCCACCGCTCACCTCCTGA
- a CDS encoding ABC transporter ATP-binding protein yields the protein MAASSPDLLLQVEGVTKRFGDNVVLAGADLEVPRGSVVTVMGRSGTGKSVFLKCLADVIQPDSGSIRFDGQLLKSGGHAKSRAEFRQRCSFLFQNNALFDSLTALENVALPLEQMTDLPDRDIQSRSLEALQQLELEKFQDSYPSQLSGGMQKRLALARAIVTRPELVLFDEPTAGLDPLRRNAVFLMIAKYQRQFGFTAVMVTHDVQEALIASDRVALLDQGRMHFQGTPEQFRSSADPVVTSFRDNTFTLTQSLAAIRSGQSFSSDDS from the coding sequence ATGGCTGCTTCATCCCCAGATCTCCTGCTGCAAGTCGAAGGCGTGACGAAACGCTTCGGAGACAACGTGGTACTGGCGGGTGCCGACCTGGAGGTGCCGCGCGGCAGTGTGGTGACGGTGATGGGCCGCAGCGGCACGGGCAAGTCGGTCTTTTTAAAGTGTCTGGCGGATGTGATCCAGCCGGACTCCGGCAGCATTCGCTTCGACGGTCAGCTCCTGAAAAGCGGCGGACATGCGAAGTCGCGAGCGGAGTTCCGCCAGCGGTGCAGCTTCCTGTTTCAAAACAATGCCCTCTTTGACTCGCTAACCGCGCTGGAAAATGTGGCCCTGCCTCTGGAGCAGATGACGGATCTGCCGGACCGCGACATCCAGTCGCGGAGTCTGGAGGCGCTGCAGCAACTGGAACTGGAGAAGTTTCAGGACAGCTACCCCAGCCAGCTTTCCGGTGGGATGCAGAAGCGGCTGGCGCTGGCTCGGGCCATTGTCACCCGGCCTGAGTTGGTGCTCTTCGATGAACCCACGGCAGGCCTCGACCCCTTGCGCCGGAATGCGGTGTTTCTGATGATTGCCAAATACCAACGGCAGTTTGGCTTTACCGCCGTGATGGTGACCCACGATGTGCAGGAGGCCTTGATCGCCAGTGATCGGGTCGCGCTGCTGGATCAGGGGCGCATGCATTTCCAAGGCACCCCGGAGCAGTTCCGATCCTCGGCAGATCCGGTGGTCACCAGCTTCCGGGATAACACCTTCACCCTCACTCAATCTCTGGCCGCCATCCGCAGCGGGCAGAGCTTTTCCTCAGACGACTCATGA
- a CDS encoding MlaC/ttg2D family ABC transporter substrate-binding protein, translating to MTSRSFLALLLVVPFIPVQAQASTAAAEQRLRSAVDDVLVITNSASSRAALVQKVSPVLQKYISFETMTRRAVGVGWRQFSGAQQSQAVNLFTQLVIRTYSGKFTPGAQAVINFKTSTEPAAGRVDVPTDLVYNGSRYNVIYRMEQAGGTWAIADVVIEGVSMVANYRSQLDATFKRGGAAAVISSLEQSVSRQ from the coding sequence ATGACCTCCCGTTCCTTTCTCGCTTTGCTGCTGGTCGTCCCCTTCATTCCCGTGCAGGCCCAGGCCTCCACGGCAGCCGCTGAGCAGCGCCTGCGCAGTGCGGTGGATGATGTTCTGGTCATCACCAACAGTGCCTCCAGCCGGGCAGCTCTGGTGCAAAAAGTCAGCCCGGTGCTGCAAAAATACATCAGCTTTGAAACCATGACCCGGCGGGCTGTGGGAGTGGGCTGGAGACAGTTTTCAGGAGCCCAGCAGAGCCAGGCGGTGAATCTCTTCACCCAGCTCGTCATCCGCACCTACAGCGGTAAATTCACGCCAGGGGCCCAGGCGGTGATCAATTTCAAAACCTCCACGGAACCGGCCGCCGGTCGTGTGGATGTGCCCACGGATCTGGTCTATAATGGCAGCCGCTACAATGTGATCTACCGCATGGAGCAGGCGGGGGGCACCTGGGCCATCGCCGATGTGGTGATCGAAGGTGTCAGCATGGTGGCCAACTACCGGTCTCAGCTCGATGCCACCTTCAAACGCGGTGGTGCCGCCGCTGTGATCAGCTCGCTCGAACAATCTGTCTCCCGCCAATGA
- a CDS encoding OsmC family protein → MSHQATIRWARQGPDFLERRYSRKHTWHFDGGAVIPASPSPSIVPAPWSDAACVDPEEAFIASVASCHMLWFLHVAVDAGFIADRYEDAAIGVMTKNEDGVPWISHITLHPQVTWSGEVKPTPDQEAHLHHEAHRRCFIAASIKTRVEIE, encoded by the coding sequence ATGTCGCATCAAGCCACCATCCGCTGGGCTCGCCAGGGCCCAGACTTCCTGGAGCGTCGTTACTCTCGGAAACACACCTGGCACTTCGATGGTGGAGCGGTCATCCCCGCCTCCCCTTCCCCCAGCATCGTGCCCGCTCCGTGGTCAGACGCTGCCTGCGTGGACCCCGAGGAGGCTTTCATCGCCTCCGTAGCCAGTTGCCACATGCTGTGGTTTCTGCATGTCGCCGTGGATGCGGGGTTCATCGCCGACCGCTATGAAGATGCGGCCATTGGCGTGATGACCAAAAACGAGGACGGCGTGCCCTGGATCAGTCACATCACCCTGCATCCCCAGGTGACCTGGAGTGGCGAGGTCAAACCCACTCCCGACCAGGAGGCCCACCTGCACCACGAAGCCCACCGCCGCTGTTTCATCGCCGCGTCCATCAAGACGCGGGTGGAGATTGAATAG
- a CDS encoding MlaE family ABC transporter permease codes for MVRALGSHTLAIVHGLGDFALFTGRSFLAALGSRRLFRRVVRAAFEQGVRCLPVILIVGLFTGLVLGLQGYYVLNRFGSEGLLGALVSLSLVREMGPVLAALMLVGQAGSALAAELGIQRNTEQVAALDTMGINSLGYLVAPRLLAALLVYPMQTALFVTIGLIGGSLSGTWLLGLETGIYWSAVERAVEMPDVRECFMKAACFGLLTVALCAYHGFNAHRCRSATGARAVSASTTRAVVQSSITVLAADYVITSFLV; via the coding sequence ATGGTGCGCGCTCTGGGCAGTCATACTCTTGCAATCGTTCACGGGCTGGGGGACTTCGCTCTATTTACAGGGCGGTCTTTCCTCGCGGCTTTGGGCTCGCGGCGTTTATTCCGCCGGGTGGTGCGCGCTGCTTTTGAGCAAGGCGTGCGGTGTCTTCCCGTGATCTTGATCGTGGGTTTATTCACAGGGCTGGTGCTGGGTCTTCAGGGCTACTATGTGCTGAATCGCTTCGGTTCGGAGGGGCTTCTGGGCGCGTTAGTCTCTTTGAGCCTTGTGCGGGAGATGGGGCCGGTTTTAGCGGCCTTGATGCTCGTGGGTCAGGCGGGCTCGGCCTTGGCAGCAGAGTTGGGCATTCAAAGAAACACGGAGCAGGTGGCGGCGCTGGACACCATGGGCATCAATAGCTTGGGTTACTTGGTGGCTCCGCGCCTGCTGGCGGCGCTGCTGGTGTATCCCATGCAGACGGCTTTGTTTGTGACGATTGGCCTCATCGGTGGCAGTCTCTCGGGCACCTGGCTGCTGGGGCTGGAGACGGGCATTTACTGGTCCGCCGTGGAGCGGGCAGTGGAGATGCCGGATGTGCGGGAGTGCTTCATGAAAGCGGCTTGCTTTGGCCTGCTCACGGTGGCGCTGTGTGCGTATCATGGGTTCAATGCGCATCGCTGCCGTTCAGCGACGGGTGCGCGGGCAGTGAGTGCATCCACCACACGGGCAGTCGTGCAGTCCAGCATCACGGTGTTGGCGGCGGATTATGTGATCACCTCGTTCCTTGTCTGA
- the mlaD gene encoding outer membrane lipid asymmetry maintenance protein MlaD: MKQSKLEFLVGVFVLLGLAAVAYLTIQLGAGSLLGGDTYALEARFTNISGLNTGSNVVVAGVNVGKVEAIRMEPSEYTAIVTFRVMSGLKLPTDSMASIKTTGLIGDKYVALSPGADETYLEPGARITMTESSVDLESLIGKVAFGSVSETPQEPEKTPPQ; this comes from the coding sequence ATGAAACAAAGTAAGCTGGAATTTCTTGTCGGAGTCTTCGTGCTCCTGGGCTTGGCCGCTGTGGCTTATCTGACGATCCAACTCGGCGCGGGCTCTCTGCTCGGTGGCGATACCTATGCGTTGGAGGCTCGGTTTACCAACATCAGCGGCCTGAACACAGGGAGCAATGTGGTGGTGGCCGGTGTGAATGTGGGAAAAGTCGAGGCCATCCGCATGGAGCCATCCGAATACACTGCGATTGTCACTTTCCGCGTCATGTCTGGACTGAAACTTCCCACCGACTCTATGGCCTCGATCAAAACGACGGGGCTGATTGGTGATAAATATGTGGCGCTTTCTCCAGGAGCAGACGAAACTTATTTGGAACCAGGGGCGCGGATCACCATGACGGAGTCGTCAGTTGATCTTGAGTCGTTGATTGGGAAAGTGGCTTTCGGTAGCGTTTCAGAAACACCTCAAGAACCAGAAAAAACACCGCCCCAATGA
- a CDS encoding beta strand repeat-containing protein: protein MSARTWLALVVSASLLSGAQRGQAVEATWSGGGANDNWSTGLNWGGAAPVAGDSLLFSGSTRLGPVNDFTADTNFAGITFASGAGAFTVTGNRITLGGNVTNNASSAQILNLALILDATRTFDAASGNLTLGGVISGNGGLIKTGAQQLTLSGSAHNTYIGVTSVTAGTLRLDKSLNINAIAGNLEISSGAKVIFGKSNQLADTTVVTVTGAGSVFNGTAANGGQLSNITETIAGLSVNGGVFNGSAGGNWTITGAGSFTGSVDSTVFVGNSGTRLSFGSLTLTGMTATAGSNVALANSFTLYGNSTTTLSSITVGSGGLTLDGSRFNLRRGGAGALGSRLVLNGNVTAVGTTASTILEDTNGGSAGQVDLELSGTSAAVDRQFTVEEATGSLTISVPITNGASTAAGLIKAGLGSLTLSGSLANTYTGLTRVSAGTLVLNKTAGVNAVAGNIEVATGGTLTLNANEQIADTAGITVSGGTISAWSRTEKIAFYTQTAGGVTGSGNSGQVTITGAMSLLGGNTFTLNSNSGGTPAHFQMDSLIMSGADIVMGGNNGVGAVRTAITVGSGGIQMTGRAINLYRGSAGTVLNLNGDFSGSGNSAIQVGATGDVEPQLNLGTATRTFTIADSSTTTINVGIVGDGGLTKEGNGTLSFTGNLNNTYAGVTTINGGILALNQTSGTDAITNGVDVRTGGTLTLSASEQIADSSGITVNGGSITSLKFTETLSYYTQNSGGFATSGNVGNLIVTGTLTLAGGNTLTMNSSSIPANWDLANAIFSGADMIMGGSNGAANPKTRLTIGNLTLTGRKITMNIGDAGTEMYLNGNLTASGTSSITTGSATGSVQPEVHLGTGTRVFNITSGITTMGVTLMDAAAIQKTGSGVLVLSLPNSYSGGTTISAGAIRVSNTSGSATGTGSLTVASGATLSGAGRVAPAAGGNISISGTVLVGNPSPTQGETLTLVTSGAGAIELLGTVTLDLFSGQGSGTLNGATTADRLVTSSGSNLTLGASSVLNVTTSLAIDAGNSAGWAVGSTWQIFDWSGLTGVTGSFSNLSAASPNNYVNLPNLGVLGMAWDISNLYSAGTITIVAIPEPSRVGFLVLALSCGLIRRRRVRSGRCLP from the coding sequence GTGTCAGCACGCACGTGGCTGGCTCTCGTGGTGTCCGCGTCTCTGCTCTCGGGGGCCCAGAGGGGACAAGCCGTGGAGGCCACGTGGTCGGGAGGCGGTGCCAATGACAACTGGAGCACTGGGCTTAACTGGGGCGGCGCAGCCCCGGTAGCGGGAGACTCGCTGCTCTTCAGCGGCAGCACCCGCCTCGGCCCGGTGAACGACTTCACGGCCGATACCAACTTTGCAGGCATCACCTTCGCTTCGGGTGCCGGAGCTTTCACCGTGACAGGAAACCGCATCACGCTGGGCGGCAATGTCACAAACAACGCGTCCTCGGCGCAGATCCTCAATCTGGCGTTGATCCTGGATGCCACACGCACCTTCGATGCGGCCTCAGGAAATTTGACCTTGGGTGGCGTTATCAGTGGCAACGGAGGTTTGATCAAAACCGGCGCCCAGCAGTTGACGCTGAGTGGCTCGGCTCATAACACCTACATCGGTGTGACCTCCGTCACGGCAGGGACCCTGCGTTTGGACAAGTCCCTCAACATCAACGCGATTGCAGGCAATCTGGAGATCTCCTCCGGTGCCAAGGTCATTTTTGGCAAGTCCAATCAGCTCGCAGATACCACCGTCGTCACGGTGACGGGAGCGGGCTCCGTCTTCAATGGCACGGCAGCCAATGGAGGACAACTTTCCAACATTACCGAGACCATCGCCGGACTCAGTGTGAACGGCGGTGTCTTCAATGGCAGTGCGGGCGGCAACTGGACGATCACTGGCGCGGGCAGCTTCACCGGCAGTGTGGATAGCACCGTGTTTGTCGGAAACAGCGGCACGCGGCTGAGCTTCGGCAGCCTGACGCTCACGGGTATGACCGCCACAGCGGGGAGCAATGTGGCCTTGGCCAATAGCTTCACTTTGTATGGCAACTCAACCACCACCCTCTCCTCCATCACCGTCGGCTCGGGTGGATTGACCCTGGATGGCTCTCGCTTCAATCTCCGCCGCGGAGGTGCCGGAGCATTGGGGAGCCGACTGGTGCTCAATGGCAATGTCACAGCCGTCGGCACGACGGCATCCACCATTTTAGAAGATACCAATGGCGGATCCGCTGGCCAAGTGGACCTGGAACTCAGCGGCACCTCGGCTGCGGTGGATCGCCAATTCACTGTTGAGGAAGCGACTGGCTCCCTGACCATCAGTGTGCCCATTACCAACGGTGCCTCCACCGCTGCTGGCCTGATCAAAGCAGGGCTGGGCAGCCTGACTCTCTCCGGCAGCTTGGCCAATACCTACACCGGCCTCACACGCGTGAGCGCAGGGACGCTGGTGCTGAATAAAACCGCAGGCGTGAACGCCGTGGCCGGAAACATCGAGGTGGCAACAGGTGGCACCCTCACCCTGAACGCCAATGAGCAAATCGCAGACACCGCAGGCATCACCGTCTCAGGCGGCACCATCTCTGCCTGGAGCCGCACGGAGAAAATCGCCTTTTACACCCAGACCGCGGGCGGCGTCACGGGCTCGGGAAACAGCGGACAGGTCACCATCACGGGTGCCATGAGTCTCCTCGGAGGTAATACCTTCACCCTCAATAGCAATAGCGGCGGCACCCCCGCCCACTTCCAGATGGACAGCCTTATCATGAGTGGTGCTGACATCGTCATGGGGGGGAACAATGGCGTGGGGGCTGTGCGCACTGCCATCACTGTGGGCAGCGGCGGCATCCAGATGACAGGCCGCGCCATCAATCTCTACCGAGGCAGCGCAGGAACAGTCTTGAACCTGAATGGCGACTTCTCGGGCTCCGGCAACAGCGCGATCCAGGTAGGTGCCACGGGCGACGTGGAACCCCAGCTCAACCTGGGCACCGCCACCCGCACCTTCACCATCGCAGACAGCAGCACCACCACCATCAACGTCGGCATCGTGGGTGATGGTGGTTTGACCAAAGAAGGCAATGGCACCCTGAGTTTCACCGGTAACCTGAACAACACCTATGCCGGTGTCACTACCATCAATGGCGGTATCCTGGCCCTCAACCAAACCTCTGGCACGGACGCCATCACCAACGGCGTGGACGTGCGCACCGGAGGCACCCTGACCCTGAGCGCCAGCGAGCAAATCGCCGACAGCTCAGGCATTACTGTTAACGGTGGGTCGATCACCTCCCTGAAGTTTACCGAAACCTTGTCCTACTACACCCAGAATAGCGGCGGTTTTGCCACCAGTGGCAATGTGGGCAATCTCATCGTCACCGGCACCCTGACACTGGCAGGCGGTAACACGCTGACCATGAATAGCAGCTCCATCCCTGCCAACTGGGATCTGGCCAACGCCATTTTCAGTGGCGCTGACATGATCATGGGCGGCAGCAATGGCGCGGCGAATCCCAAAACCCGTCTGACGATTGGCAACCTCACGCTGACAGGCCGGAAGATCACCATGAACATCGGTGATGCAGGCACCGAGATGTATCTCAATGGAAATCTCACCGCCAGCGGCACCAGCTCCATCACCACTGGCTCAGCCACTGGAAGTGTTCAGCCTGAAGTTCATCTCGGCACGGGCACCCGCGTTTTTAATATCACCTCAGGCATCACCACCATGGGCGTGACTCTGATGGATGCCGCAGCCATCCAAAAGACCGGAAGCGGCGTCCTCGTCCTGAGTTTGCCGAACAGCTACAGCGGTGGCACCACCATCAGCGCTGGGGCCATCCGCGTGAGCAATACCTCTGGCAGTGCGACCGGCACTGGCAGCCTCACCGTCGCCAGCGGAGCTACCCTCAGCGGCGCTGGTCGTGTGGCCCCGGCCGCAGGGGGGAATATCAGCATCAGCGGCACCGTGCTGGTGGGAAATCCCAGCCCCACTCAGGGGGAAACCCTCACCCTGGTGACCAGCGGAGCAGGAGCCATTGAGCTTCTCGGCACCGTCACGCTGGATCTGTTCAGCGGTCAGGGCAGCGGCACGCTGAATGGTGCCACTACGGCGGATCGATTGGTCACCAGCAGCGGCAGCAACCTCACCCTCGGTGCCTCCTCGGTGCTGAATGTCACCACCAGCCTAGCCATAGATGCGGGTAACAGTGCGGGCTGGGCGGTCGGAAGCACGTGGCAGATTTTCGACTGGAGTGGCCTCACCGGTGTGACCGGCAGCTTCAGCAATCTCTCCGCAGCCAGCCCGAACAACTATGTCAATCTGCCCAACCTCGGCGTGCTTGGTATGGCCTGGGACATTTCCAATCTCTACAGCGCTGGCACCATCACCATCGTCGCCATCCCCGAACCAAGCCGCGTTGGGTTTTTAGTGCTGGCCTTGAGCTGTGGTCTGATACGCCGCCGCCGTGTGCGGTCGGGCAGGTGCCTACCGTGA